GATGACGCTGATTTTTTTGTTCAGTTCCAGAATGGCTCCTGTGTTAGCCAGTTCATCTGCCAGGATATGTACCGGAACAGGCAGCCGTCCGTTTTCACCCTCCCTGTCGGCATAGCGGACCAGTTTGATAAATACAAACGTCATGAAGAGGGAAGACAGAAAATCAAAGGTACTGTCCTGGTCTGAAGTAATGCAGAAATAGGCGCATTTCTGCTTTCCCGGAAGCGTCAGGTCAATTTCGTCATAGGATGTGATCTGGCGTATCAGCCTGTTTTGGAATACCTGGAGCCTTGCACCCAGCCCTATGATGACGCCGGAGCGGACGGTATCACTGGCCTGCTTATAAATACAGTAGGGGACTTTGGCAGGATGGCTTACAGGCAGCAGGTCAAAGAGGCTGTTCAGTTCCTTCTCAGAACTGAGGGTCAGCAGCTTGTAGACCTGCCCGATATTTTTCGCTTCCGGCGGAAAGCCCTGTTCGACATAGAGCACCAAAGCTTTTAAAAGATTCAGTTCTGCGTTATCCCAGAAATGATCCCCTTTTGCAGAGCCGGTATTTTGGATGATGACATCCGAAAAGACCTGTGCCATTGTTTCCTGCCCTTCGATCTCCATCAGGCAGTTCCAACTGTCGGAGTTTTCCGGATTAACAAGGTTAAACATCTGGACAGTGTAACCCTCTTTTTCCAGATAGACCGCCATGCTCTCATACAGTTCCGATTTGGGGTCGGTAATGATCAGGCTCTCTCCGCGGGCAACGCACTGGAAAATCATATTTCTGGCAAACGCCCTGGATTTCATGGAGCCGCTGGCACCATATACGGCAATGTTGCGGTTCATGCGGGTTTTATATGGGAGGCAGACCGCTTTCCCATTCAGCTTTCCCAGGATCGTGCCTTTGTTTTTTTTTACATGATCCGTCAGTTCCAGAACCTTATACATTTCGTCCGGCGTCATAAAGCCGGAGGTGCCTTTGGAGGAGTAATTTAGGTTGCGTTCCTTGTCGAAAACCTCTCCGTTCCGGTCATAGCCCATCCGCATCAGCAGGAAGATAAGCAGGGCGAAGAGGAGGACGCAGATTACAGTCCCATACAGATTGTAGGGAAAAACAGTGAGTGCCAGAAAGCATGCCTTTGGGTGTATGGACGGTGCTGGTGGGTAAGTACCGTTTCCGGCAAAATTCCCGGCAGAACTCCAGGTTTGGTAATTACGGATAAACTGTGCCGCATAGCCGCCCACATATAAGAGGCACAGACAGATGGGAAGCAGGAAAACCAGCTTCCACCACTTACGGTTCATGGAAAAACCCCCTTTTAAATTTTTGCAGGTCAATACAGGAAAATTGAATGTTCGCAGATAAATACTCCTTCAATACGGGAAGCTGGAAGTCAAAGCAGATCAGATTTCCACAAATACCATAGACATTCAGGCCGGTATTGAACCGGTTGATTCGTTGCATGTCAAAATCATAGGCAAGCAGGGTGGGTGTGCCGTCCGCTAATACGGCATCATGTTCTACAGGAAACTCACTTCTGGGACTGCCCTGGTCGGAGAGCAGAAGGCGGTCTAACTGTGCCATCCGCTTCGGATCCGTCAGTAGCCGGAGCAGGGCTTCTCCCTCCGGATTATTTGGAAGGAAATGAAAATGCTCAAAGGAAGTATCCAGCATAAAAAGAGATCTCCGGTAGCCACCGGTGCTGGTCATCAGCTTGAAGGCGGTTTCCATATTGTCACCAAGCATGACTGCCCGTATCTGGGGGCGACCAGGATAAGGATGATCCTGCAGGTAATACTGCAGGAACGCATTCAGCCGCACTTCTGTTTTATATTCCCATTTGAGGATGCCGTTTCCTGTGTTGTAGAGTGCAAACACACACTGGGGAGCCAGCAGGATTCCCATACTCCGGGAGTTTTTGATCTTTGTAGTAATCTCACCCAATTCCTTTATTTCCCTGGAGGAATAAAAGAGCGGAAGGCTTCGCTGGTTTACGGAATCGGGGTTATCTGTACGGGAAAATATGTCCGGCTTTTCATCCGGATAAAATGGGATGCCGGCATGGGAAAGTGTCAGGTAGGTCTGGGCTTTCTGATGCAGGCGGACCCGACGGAACGGTTCGCTGCGGATCATGTTAGTTTCCGTATTTCCTGTGAGAAAATATTGAAACCGTTCCGGATGGCAGGAGAGTAGCATGTCCTTGGCTTTTCTGGTAAGGCGGTATCCCCGGAGCCTGTCTTTATAGTGTGTGCGGATCAGCTTTTCGGCTTTTAATTCCGTAATCACTTTTTCCGCATAGGAGGGGCTGGAAAAGAGCCGTCCTGTCTGGCTGGCAGGAAATTCCCCGCAGATCCCGATTAATTCCAGAAAACGGAATTTTTGTGAGCCGGGCTTTATCAAATAGGTATCACCTCTGTTCAAAAATTACCTAAGCAAGCCTATACTTGGGTAAAACGGGCTTGTTTTAAGGCATAAAAAAACAGGGAAATAAGGTTCCCTGAAAAGATTTTTACCCATGTCGGAAAAGGAATGAGAAAAATCATAAAATTTCCGATATGGTTTCCAGGCGCTCCCGGCGGCTTTTTACCCAGACGGGAAACGCAGATTTTTCCATAATATATACAACAGTGTAATCCCGTTCCCCAAGCTCTGTCGTATGGTAGGAGTCGCAGAATAATCCGGTATCGTCCAGAAGGACATAAGCGGCAATCGTATCGAGGATCTGTTTGAATTCCAGATTGTCATAATCCCGTATCCGTTGACGGGACAGGGACTTGTCATATACCTGGCTGAAGCAGACCACGCAATCCTGGTACAGGGACAGGTTATGGTTCTTTAAATATTCCTGCAGGACAAAGTTCAGAGGCTCATGGAGGAATGCCGTATTTGTCCGGATCCTCCGCTTGGGGAGCA
This is a stretch of genomic DNA from Marvinbryantia formatexigens DSM 14469. It encodes these proteins:
- a CDS encoding VirD4-like conjugal transfer protein, CD1115 family, encoding MNRKWWKLVFLLPICLCLLYVGGYAAQFIRNYQTWSSAGNFAGNGTYPPAPSIHPKACFLALTVFPYNLYGTVICVLLFALLIFLLMRMGYDRNGEVFDKERNLNYSSKGTSGFMTPDEMYKVLELTDHVKKNKGTILGKLNGKAVCLPYKTRMNRNIAVYGASGSMKSRAFARNMIFQCVARGESLIITDPKSELYESMAVYLEKEGYTVQMFNLVNPENSDSWNCLMEIEGQETMAQVFSDVIIQNTGSAKGDHFWDNAELNLLKALVLYVEQGFPPEAKNIGQVYKLLTLSSEKELNSLFDLLPVSHPAKVPYCIYKQASDTVRSGVIIGLGARLQVFQNRLIRQITSYDEIDLTLPGKQKCAYFCITSDQDSTFDFLSSLFMTFVFIKLVRYADREGENGRLPVPVHILADELANTGAILELNKKISVIRSRNISISCIFQNLPQMQNRYPLNQWQEIIGNCDTQLFLGCTDEVTAEFISSRSGDVTVGVSSEAKQLNTWRVSDYTPEYRKTQSIGKRKLLTPDEILRLPLDTALIILRGQKVLKVEKYDYTLHPDSKKLVARKAAAHIPKWRENGSTEEYDYLPKPPKQRRQRTAAPVRKPKDPQPVLTEPVYPESMGNTEDSYENSWEDSSTMIPLDKNSIMS
- a CDS encoding DUF6100 family protein, encoding MIFNTKIIFQRLQNIEAEISKLNNVLFALKATDIQKYGTNYESLSTDAALRAERIACQLRNLVFITEQSGKDDYLKLAADAQGITISSEDGILSITLPGLLPKRRIRTNTAFLHEPLNFVLQEYLKNHNLSLYQDCVVCFSQVYDKSLSRQRIRDYDNLEFKQILDTIAAYVLLDDTGLFCDSYHTTELGERDYTVVYIMEKSAFPVWVKSRRERLETISEIL